In Nitrosophilus labii, the following proteins share a genomic window:
- the tig gene encoding trigger factor produces the protein MEVSVKKTDNANAEVSAKIQKSDIESRINKIAKNLSKTLNLPGFRKGKVPSAVVKKRYGEKIEKDAEAESLQEVYAKALEELGLKKEDVLGEPAVTKFEKSEEIIETEIKISFKPQIDLSGYEEAVPSFEEPEVTEEEVEERLKELAAALAPQRKLEEDRGLQEGDIAIIDFKGYIDDKELEGGSAENFQLKIGSKQFIEGFEEQLIGMKTGETKEIEVTFPQDYHNKDIAGKKAKFTVTLKEIQVKEEPKIDDELAKKMLPDEENATVELLKEKIREQLKSEKLSKLYNEELKPKLIESLVEKFNFDLPQNIVEQEIDLKLNEKLRSMSEDELKELRENQDKVKEIRDSLKDEAKKSVKATFIVDALAKQEGIGVEDQEVVQTIYYEAMQMGQNPQEVLEAYQKQGLLPAIKMAMIEDKLLTHLLNKKMESK, from the coding sequence ATGGAAGTTAGTGTAAAGAAAACAGATAATGCAAATGCTGAGGTAAGCGCAAAAATCCAAAAGAGCGATATCGAATCAAGAATAAACAAAATCGCTAAAAATCTGAGTAAAACGTTAAATCTACCCGGTTTTAGAAAAGGGAAAGTTCCTTCTGCCGTAGTTAAAAAGAGATATGGTGAAAAGATAGAAAAAGATGCAGAAGCTGAAAGCCTCCAAGAAGTTTATGCAAAAGCTTTGGAAGAGCTTGGATTAAAAAAAGAGGATGTTTTAGGCGAACCTGCAGTTACTAAGTTTGAAAAAAGCGAAGAAATTATAGAAACGGAGATAAAAATAAGCTTTAAGCCGCAAATAGATTTGAGCGGATACGAAGAGGCTGTTCCCTCTTTCGAGGAGCCGGAGGTAACGGAGGAAGAGGTTGAAGAGAGACTAAAAGAGTTAGCCGCTGCTTTAGCCCCTCAAAGGAAATTGGAAGAAGATAGAGGATTGCAAGAGGGCGATATAGCTATTATCGATTTTAAAGGTTATATAGACGATAAAGAGTTAGAGGGTGGAAGTGCTGAGAATTTTCAATTGAAAATTGGAAGTAAACAGTTTATAGAGGGTTTTGAAGAGCAACTTATAGGGATGAAAACCGGAGAGACAAAAGAGATAGAAGTTACTTTCCCTCAAGATTATCACAACAAAGATATAGCCGGTAAAAAAGCTAAATTTACGGTTACATTGAAAGAGATACAGGTAAAAGAGGAGCCTAAAATAGACGATGAGCTTGCAAAAAAGATGTTACCTGACGAAGAAAATGCTACTGTGGAGCTTCTTAAAGAGAAGATTAGAGAGCAGCTAAAAAGCGAAAAACTATCTAAACTTTATAATGAAGAGTTAAAGCCTAAACTGATAGAGAGTCTTGTTGAGAAGTTTAACTTTGATCTTCCTCAAAATATTGTTGAGCAAGAAATCGATCTAAAACTTAACGAAAAGCTAAGAAGTATGAGTGAAGATGAGCTTAAAGAGTTAAGAGAAAATCAGGACAAAGTAAAAGAGATTAGAGATTCTCTAAAAGATGAAGCTAAAAAGAGCGTAAAAGCTACGTTTATAGTTGATGCTTTAGCCAAACAAGAGGGTATCGGCGTAGAGGATCAAGAGGTTGTACAGACAATCTATTATGAAGCTATGCAGATGGGACAAAATCCTCAAGAAGTTTTGGAAGCTTACCAAAAACAAGGATTGCTTCCTGCTATAAAAATGGCTATGATAGAAGATAAACTTTTAACTCATCTTTTAAATAAAAAAATGGAGAGTAAATGA
- the clpP gene encoding ATP-dependent Clp endopeptidase proteolytic subunit ClpP: MSYYIPYVIERTGRGERSYDIYSRLLKDRIIMLSGEINDPVASSIVAQLLFLEAEDPDKDIYLYINSPGGVITSGMSIYDTMNYIKPDVSTICIGQAASMGAFLLSSGAKGKRYALPHARIMIHQPLGGAQGQATDIEIQAKEILRLKHMLNDILAKNTGQSLRKIAKDTDRDFFMSAEEAKEYGLIDQVLERSFK; this comes from the coding sequence ATGAGCTACTATATCCCATACGTTATCGAAAGAACTGGAAGGGGAGAGAGAAGTTACGATATATACTCAAGACTTTTAAAAGATAGGATCATTATGCTAAGCGGCGAGATAAACGATCCTGTTGCCTCTTCCATCGTGGCACAGCTTCTTTTTTTGGAAGCAGAAGATCCTGATAAAGATATCTATCTTTATATAAATTCGCCAGGTGGTGTTATAACTAGCGGTATGAGTATATACGATACGATGAACTACATAAAACCGGATGTTTCTACAATATGTATAGGTCAAGCGGCTTCTATGGGAGCATTTTTGCTAAGCAGTGGTGCTAAGGGAAAAAGATATGCTCTACCTCATGCAAGAATTATGATTCATCAACCTTTAGGTGGTGCGCAAGGTCAAGCTACCGATATTGAGATACAGGCAAAAGAGATTTTAAGACTAAAGCATATGTTAAACGACATATTAGCAAAAAACACGGGGCAGTCTCTTAGAAAGATAGCAAAAGATACGGATAGAGACTTTTTTATGAGCGCTGAAGAGGCAAAAGAGTATGGTCTTATAGATCAAGTTTTAGAAAGAAGTTTTAAATAG
- the def gene encoding peptide deformylase yields the protein MIREIVVYPDKRLKQISKEVERFDEELHTLLDDMYDTMMAKNGVGLAAIQVGVPLRALIINIPDEEGEQKRENLIEVVNPKIVESKGSITYTEGCLSVPEYYDDVERAEWVKVEFFDRFGNKRVIETDGLLAIAFQHEIDHLNGHLFIEKLSFLKRKKFEKEWKKRRKEKSVKKGKNK from the coding sequence ATGATTAGAGAAATTGTAGTTTATCCGGACAAGCGATTAAAACAGATATCAAAAGAGGTGGAGAGGTTTGACGAAGAGCTCCATACTCTTTTGGACGATATGTACGATACTATGATGGCAAAAAACGGAGTAGGGCTTGCTGCTATTCAGGTAGGCGTTCCTTTAAGAGCGCTTATTATAAATATTCCAGATGAAGAGGGAGAGCAAAAAAGGGAAAATCTCATTGAAGTAGTAAATCCAAAAATAGTGGAGTCAAAAGGTTCTATTACTTATACCGAAGGGTGTTTAAGCGTGCCGGAATATTACGACGACGTTGAGAGGGCCGAGTGGGTAAAAGTAGAGTTTTTTGATAGGTTCGGTAATAAAAGAGTAATAGAGACAGATGGACTATTGGCTATAGCTTTTCAACATGAGATCGATCATCTAAACGGACATCTTTTTATAGAAAAACTCTCCTTTTTAAAAAGAAAAAAGTTTGAAAAAGAGTGGAAAAAGAGAAGAAAAGAAAAAAGTGTCAAAAAAGGAAAAAATAAATAG
- a CDS encoding magnesium chelatase domain-containing protein: protein MKKILCATFEDGKANIVEVESSFVRALPSFTIVGLASSSIQEAKDRVKAALHAIDFKFPPLKVTINLSPSDIKKSGSHFDLAIALSIALQKKKVDFKDYFVFGELGLDGTIKDTNSIFPLILSLKEFYKDLKVVVPCESVGKISKIPGVKIYCVENLLEAVDFFVKEEKKEINSETIEAKFIEILGNRYYYEESFPIDFNEVKGQEVAKRAALISAAGMHNILFEGSPGCGKSMIIKRLRYILPPMSIEEILEVAKLSALDKKEPTFTPIRPFRSPHHSSTKASIFGGGCKYSNIITFYSQLSTIIQIYLHYLNLQINYFLYFCYFKRNLQ from the coding sequence TTGAAAAAGATCCTCTGCGCTACGTTTGAAGATGGCAAAGCAAATATCGTTGAGGTAGAGAGCTCTTTTGTAAGAGCTCTCCCCTCTTTTACTATAGTAGGATTGGCTTCTAGCTCTATTCAAGAAGCAAAAGATAGGGTAAAAGCCGCACTACACGCAATAGATTTTAAATTTCCTCCATTAAAAGTGACGATTAATCTATCTCCAAGCGATATCAAAAAAAGCGGTAGTCATTTTGATCTTGCCATAGCTTTATCTATTGCCCTACAAAAGAAAAAGGTAGATTTTAAAGACTATTTTGTCTTTGGAGAGTTAGGTCTAGACGGGACTATAAAAGATACAAACTCTATATTTCCTCTCATATTGTCTCTAAAAGAGTTTTATAAGGATTTAAAAGTAGTTGTGCCTTGTGAATCGGTAGGTAAAATTTCAAAAATTCCCGGTGTTAAGATTTATTGTGTTGAAAATTTGTTAGAAGCGGTAGATTTTTTTGTAAAAGAAGAAAAAAAGGAGATCAATAGCGAAACTATAGAAGCTAAGTTTATCGAGATATTAGGAAATAGATATTACTACGAAGAGAGTTTTCCTATCGATTTTAATGAGGTTAAAGGTCAAGAGGTAGCTAAAAGGGCCGCTTTAATATCCGCTGCGGGAATGCACAATATTTTGTTTGAGGGAAGCCCAGGATGCGGTAAAAGTATGATTATAAAACGCTTAAGATATATTTTACCGCCTATGAGTATTGAAGAGATCTTAGAAGTGGCTAAGCTTTCGGCTTTAGATAAAAAGGAGCCAACTTTTACGCCTATACGACCTTTTAGATCTCCTCATCACTCATCTACTAAGGCTAGCATTTTTGGAGGCGGTTGTAAGTATTCTAATATAATTACATTTTATTCACAATTATCTACAATTATTCAAATATATTTACACTACTTAAATCTTCAAATTAATTATTTCTTGTATTTCTGCTATTTTAAAAGGAACTTACAATGA
- a CDS encoding HsdM family class I SAM-dependent methyltransferase encodes MSKLQEHIKEIKETKSGYERNMYPSIKSIFESLGHKSKNIIVDSGSELGQGIPDLVIKTEVGTKEKGKPILGDWVVCEVKDERTAFKTPGSRNKILKDKEKYITLDTNYFIMIDPERMVIRPVTVGSSLNYDSSKDIVIEWEEALKHNDQWFKEQTASIAADKSSIKVALDKFRTGDTSSIAVISLKPQDTTKAEQKRAEKAKQEFFHAIKRATILLQSATKEALEDVQPKIEEILKAIDDFEEKYDGVKKLSLEPFELQGQVIGYERALEHDEDVERIKEKVMSNISIAKLALVWLPEFRSRIGKKKEEVIQELFAIETANMILARILLLRFFEDHGFFGEKRYLCNGGIKAFQMMREYFELTYMKLLKDVYEKAKTIYYSVFEEMELDWVLGSENERLSQAIELSLMHFSKFDFTTIRGDILTGIYDRFLEGSQRKKLGEYYTKPSVARYIIDRIEIDRDDVVLDPACGSGTFLLEVFNKTIGEHIDAGVVTYEEAVEELSHIRGNDINPFSSMIAQIQILWHLLAFKKDILNHGFPRLYIAEKHNSLIPADILSSEYSTYVKIDKKEYDAVIGNPPFVRPERKDEDFSKDVAKFYSKDIKIDKNLFTLFIYRALKSWCKDGAYLGYVIPLSFCDNKSNSNLRKLFLPFKQRWKIVEIVDMEAISEYVFDASVQPIIFIAKNEPASEDDVIRIKIAGTESLLESGDIDLNKAPYADFKYMDVWSKDGRILTKINSERKKIIDKLLQYKTFEDIAFRYWVLTRKNRIIQYGLLPEFQGMEENDKIEERTGIARGAVFRGKKPKKDNGFNIYKGENIAAGLIEGEPAENNIDILNVDDPSLWRYLDILPNYGFAFLQISLGLTAARFKPKKEAFLDTATLFFPSKELRDFPFDLLILSSVYQFFYGIYARMGVVEQYYSHVYPLNLKWLPWSDKLSVYSDDIEAKRKEYYEACKALHNREEALMDILEKIGAKPFTQLCRDLGASNNTWGVKWSEIDDDRKIQINAPEIKNPSKHGDAYRIYLTDDVFTFIEIGNEFAAKAFGATLTIYHGKVMKKSDLLRIKVPENDDALNEFVEEIKKYDQGEYASIVENIIYQIDEIVGKCFGLSEDEIRYIQKEMKHDPYLKHIKPKLPFSGKKKRGLFASLASSDRYK; translated from the coding sequence ATGAGCAAGTTGCAGGAACATATTAAAGAAATCAAAGAAACAAAATCCGGTTATGAAAGAAATATGTATCCCAGTATCAAAAGTATTTTTGAATCCTTGGGACACAAATCAAAAAATATTATCGTAGATTCTGGAAGTGAACTGGGACAGGGGATACCCGATTTAGTTATCAAGACAGAAGTAGGTACCAAAGAAAAAGGAAAACCTATTCTTGGTGATTGGGTAGTTTGCGAAGTAAAAGATGAACGAACCGCATTCAAAACCCCTGGAAGCAGAAACAAGATATTAAAAGACAAAGAAAAATATATCACCCTCGATACCAACTATTTCATTATGATCGATCCGGAAAGGATGGTCATCCGTCCTGTTACGGTAGGAAGCTCCTTGAATTACGACAGCAGTAAAGATATAGTTATAGAGTGGGAAGAGGCGCTAAAACACAATGATCAATGGTTCAAAGAGCAAACCGCTAGTATAGCCGCCGATAAATCCTCAATAAAAGTAGCTTTGGATAAGTTTAGAACCGGAGATACCTCTTCTATAGCTGTTATTTCCCTTAAACCGCAGGATACTACTAAAGCAGAACAAAAAAGGGCGGAGAAAGCCAAACAAGAATTTTTTCATGCCATCAAAAGAGCAACCATTCTTCTTCAAAGCGCCACAAAGGAGGCTCTAGAGGATGTGCAGCCAAAAATTGAAGAGATTTTAAAAGCTATCGATGATTTTGAAGAAAAATATGATGGAGTCAAAAAGCTCTCTTTGGAGCCCTTTGAGCTGCAAGGACAGGTAATAGGTTATGAAAGAGCACTTGAGCATGATGAAGATGTAGAGCGTATCAAAGAAAAGGTGATGTCAAATATCTCCATCGCCAAACTGGCACTTGTATGGCTTCCTGAGTTTAGATCAAGAATTGGAAAGAAAAAAGAGGAGGTTATACAAGAACTTTTTGCCATCGAGACGGCAAATATGATATTAGCAAGAATTCTTTTGCTTCGTTTCTTCGAGGATCACGGATTTTTTGGAGAGAAAAGATATTTGTGTAATGGCGGTATCAAAGCTTTCCAGATGATGAGAGAGTATTTTGAGCTGACTTACATGAAACTGCTCAAGGATGTTTACGAAAAAGCAAAAACGATCTACTATTCGGTATTTGAAGAAATGGAGCTTGACTGGGTTCTTGGAAGCGAAAACGAACGACTTTCTCAAGCAATAGAGCTCTCTCTTATGCACTTCTCAAAATTTGATTTTACAACGATAAGAGGCGATATTCTAACGGGTATTTACGATAGATTTTTGGAAGGCTCCCAACGAAAAAAACTAGGAGAATATTACACCAAACCAAGCGTTGCAAGATATATAATCGACAGAATAGAGATAGATAGAGATGATGTCGTATTGGATCCCGCATGCGGATCGGGCACCTTTTTACTGGAGGTATTCAATAAAACTATCGGCGAACATATAGATGCGGGAGTAGTTACGTATGAAGAAGCGGTAGAAGAGCTCTCTCATATCAGGGGAAACGATATAAATCCTTTCTCCTCGATGATAGCGCAAATACAGATTCTGTGGCATCTATTAGCTTTTAAAAAAGATATATTGAATCATGGATTTCCAAGACTCTATATCGCTGAAAAACATAACTCCTTGATACCTGCCGATATATTGAGCTCAGAATACTCCACTTATGTAAAAATCGATAAAAAAGAGTATGACGCGGTTATCGGAAATCCTCCCTTTGTCCGTCCGGAAAGAAAAGATGAAGATTTTTCAAAAGATGTGGCCAAATTCTATTCAAAAGATATAAAGATCGATAAAAATCTTTTTACTCTTTTCATATACAGAGCTTTGAAATCTTGGTGTAAAGATGGGGCGTATCTTGGATATGTCATACCTCTTTCATTTTGCGACAATAAATCAAATAGCAATCTAAGAAAGCTCTTTTTGCCTTTTAAGCAAAGATGGAAAATTGTTGAGATTGTGGATATGGAAGCGATATCGGAATATGTGTTCGATGCTTCCGTGCAGCCAATTATCTTTATAGCCAAAAACGAACCCGCATCCGAAGATGATGTAATTAGAATAAAAATAGCCGGAACGGAATCACTTCTAGAATCTGGAGATATAGACTTAAACAAAGCGCCGTATGCAGATTTTAAATATATGGATGTATGGAGCAAAGATGGTAGGATCCTTACAAAAATAAACAGCGAAAGAAAAAAAATTATAGACAAACTGTTGCAATACAAAACATTTGAGGATATTGCTTTTAGATATTGGGTGCTTACTAGAAAAAATAGAATTATTCAATATGGACTTCTTCCTGAATTTCAAGGGATGGAAGAGAATGACAAGATAGAAGAAAGAACAGGCATTGCTAGAGGAGCAGTATTTAGAGGTAAAAAACCAAAAAAAGATAACGGTTTTAATATATACAAGGGTGAAAATATAGCAGCTGGACTTATAGAGGGGGAGCCCGCTGAAAACAATATTGATATTTTAAATGTAGACGATCCTTCTTTATGGAGATATTTAGATATCCTGCCAAATTATGGTTTTGCATTTTTACAAATTTCATTAGGACTAACAGCTGCACGTTTTAAACCAAAAAAAGAAGCTTTCCTTGACACCGCAACTCTATTTTTTCCATCAAAAGAGCTACGAGATTTTCCTTTTGATCTTTTAATTTTATCTAGTGTTTATCAATTCTTTTATGGAATATATGCAAGAATGGGAGTGGTAGAGCAGTATTATAGTCATGTCTATCCATTAAATCTAAAATGGCTGCCATGGAGCGATAAGCTTTCAGTTTATTCGGATGACATTGAAGCCAAAAGGAAAGAATATTACGAAGCTTGCAAAGCCTTGCACAATCGAGAAGAAGCATTGATGGATATTTTAGAAAAAATTGGAGCAAAACCTTTTACACAACTATGCAGAGACTTAGGGGCATCCAATAACACATGGGGAGTCAAATGGAGCGAAATAGACGATGACAGAAAAATTCAGATCAATGCTCCAGAAATTAAAAACCCAAGTAAACATGGAGATGCCTATAGGATATATTTAACCGATGATGTATTTACCTTTATAGAGATAGGAAACGAGTTTGCCGCTAAAGCTTTTGGTGCAACTTTGACGATATATCACGGCAAAGTAATGAAAAAGTCTGATTTACTGAGAATTAAGGTGCCAGAAAACGATGATGCCTTGAATGAATTTGTAGAAGAAATTAAAAAATATGATCAAGGGGAATATGCTAGCATTGTAGAAAACATCATCTATCAAATAGATGAGATTGTTGGCAAGTGTTTTGGGTTGAGCGAAGATGAAATTAGATATATTCAAAAAGAGATGAAGCATGATCCATACTTAAAACATATAAAACCAAAACTCCCATTTTCCGGAAAGAAAAAGAGGGGGCTGTTTGCAAGTTTGGCATCTTCGGATAGATACAAGTAA
- a CDS encoding GNAT family N-acetyltransferase encodes MESVLIKRQGVKPKYNLLTDYSYRQFSGNCYYIKGIEIYNLIKEAKLYYPKFDLWYFGKVLPGLSFQNRKFLIEKRDTDIAGIAIIKHSLNEKKLCTLRVIDNYQNRGIGIKLFERAFEELETDKPFLTVSEEKYEQFKRIFDYYGFKMTSKKKGLYRKDKYEYFFNEFSK; translated from the coding sequence ATGGAATCTGTATTAATAAAGAGACAAGGGGTAAAACCAAAATATAATTTATTAACAGATTATTCATATAGACAGTTTTCGGGAAATTGTTACTATATAAAAGGTATTGAAATATATAATTTAATTAAAGAAGCTAAACTGTACTATCCTAAATTTGATTTATGGTATTTTGGAAAAGTGCTTCCAGGTTTATCTTTTCAGAATAGGAAATTTTTAATAGAAAAGAGAGATACAGATATTGCTGGAATTGCTATTATTAAACATTCCTTAAATGAGAAAAAATTATGTACTCTCCGCGTAATTGATAATTATCAAAATAGAGGTATTGGAATAAAACTTTTTGAAAGAGCTTTTGAAGAGTTAGAAACTGATAAACCTTTTTTAACTGTATCAGAAGAAAAATATGAACAGTTTAAAAGAATCTTTGATTATTATGGATTTAAAATGACATCTAAGAAAAAGGGGCTATATCGTAAAGATAAATATGAATATTTTTTCAATGAGTTTTCAAAATAG
- a CDS encoding N-acetyltransferase: MKYIEVKKFSEIDLNDPFFDSLKRDYSDFPEWFKRKAKEGAKAFILNRDDGSLQAFLYLKEEDTVNDVYPPLPNGKKIKIGTFKVDPHGTRLGERFLKIAIDYAYENNARCLYVTTYKEKHPQLVKLFEEFGLKYYGSKGQESVFVKEMFKLEGNLTERYPLVEIKDETKIYVLGIYPEYHTRLFPDSKLKTENSDEIIRDISHTNGIFKNYIAKIHGLQKLKPGDVLVIYRTKDKGRQSARYSSVLTSLCVVLEKKHQDEFRDFSDFYIYCKPYSVFTRNELMYQYKTGDKKVVRMTYNVAFKKRLIKEYIEKNFGIPNYWGFFEIPKEFLKQIIIDANVDERLIIGL; encoded by the coding sequence ATGAAATATATTGAAGTTAAAAAATTCTCAGAAATAGATTTAAATGATCCTTTTTTTGATAGCTTAAAGAGGGATTATTCAGATTTCCCCGAATGGTTTAAACGAAAAGCAAAGGAAGGTGCAAAAGCTTTTATTTTAAATCGAGATGATGGGAGTCTCCAGGCATTTTTGTACCTAAAAGAAGAAGATACCGTTAATGATGTTTACCCACCACTTCCTAATGGTAAAAAGATAAAAATAGGGACTTTTAAAGTAGATCCACATGGTACAAGACTAGGTGAGAGGTTCCTTAAAATAGCAATTGACTATGCTTATGAGAATAATGCAAGATGTTTGTATGTTACAACATACAAGGAGAAACATCCACAACTTGTTAAACTTTTTGAAGAATTTGGTTTAAAATATTATGGCTCTAAAGGACAAGAAAGTGTATTTGTAAAAGAGATGTTTAAACTCGAAGGTAATTTAACAGAACGTTATCCGTTAGTTGAAATAAAAGATGAAACGAAAATATATGTATTAGGCATTTATCCAGAATATCATACAAGGTTATTTCCTGATTCAAAATTAAAAACGGAAAATTCTGATGAAATTATTCGAGATATTTCCCATACGAATGGTATTTTTAAAAATTATATAGCGAAAATTCACGGATTACAGAAGTTAAAGCCAGGAGATGTATTAGTTATTTATAGGACAAAAGATAAAGGAAGACAAAGTGCACGATATAGTTCCGTCCTGACTTCTTTATGTGTAGTCTTAGAGAAAAAACATCAAGATGAGTTTCGAGATTTTTCAGATTTTTACATATACTGCAAACCATATTCTGTTTTTACTAGAAATGAATTAATGTATCAATACAAAACTGGTGATAAAAAAGTAGTCAGAATGACGTATAATGTGGCATTCAAAAAACGTTTAATTAAAGAATATATAGAAAAGAATTTTGGTATTCCTAATTATTGGGGATTTTTTGAAATACCAAAAGAATTTTTGAAACAGATAATAATAGATGCTAATGTTGACGAGAGGTTAATCATAGGGCTCTAA
- a CDS encoding ATP-binding protein yields MGKVVFVGGIHGVGKTTFCNKLTEIYNGSLKHLSASEIIKKYKNYAFKEFEHKKVKDIDINQKLLIEGLKKEREKDNILLDGHFVLLDEKGNIKRIGIETYMALQVNGIILLLDKPKEIIKRLNIRAPNHSFTINLLETMQDEELSWAKEVAKILKLPFKEINFNQCNTYEDCLKESINFISAYIND; encoded by the coding sequence ATGGGCAAAGTAGTCTTTGTTGGCGGTATACATGGGGTAGGAAAAACAACTTTTTGTAATAAATTGACCGAAATATATAATGGAAGTTTGAAACATTTGAGTGCAAGTGAAATTATAAAAAAATACAAAAATTATGCTTTTAAAGAATTTGAGCATAAAAAAGTTAAAGATATAGATATAAATCAAAAATTGCTAATTGAAGGGTTAAAAAAAGAGAGAGAAAAAGACAATATATTACTTGATGGTCATTTTGTATTATTAGATGAAAAAGGAAATATCAAACGAATAGGTATAGAAACATATATGGCATTGCAAGTGAATGGTATAATACTATTACTAGATAAGCCAAAAGAAATAATAAAACGACTTAATATTCGGGCACCTAATCATTCTTTTACTATTAATTTATTAGAAACCATGCAAGATGAGGAATTAAGTTGGGCGAAAGAAGTAGCCAAGATTTTAAAGTTGCCCTTTAAAGAAATTAATTTCAATCAGTGTAATACATATGAAGATTGTTTAAAAGAGAGTATAAATTTTATATCCGCATACATAAATGATTGA
- a CDS encoding helix-turn-helix domain-containing protein, whose amino-acid sequence MKKSCLSIKEFKRFLKELGFTQKQFANFLGLSEQTLKKWVKDQEIPYYAEIIIKQKMELDKFRKEHSCIDELLEDRIKNILSNIQKN is encoded by the coding sequence ATGAAAAAGTCTTGTCTATCTATAAAAGAATTTAAAAGATTTTTGAAAGAATTGGGATTTACTCAAAAACAGTTCGCAAATTTTTTAGGATTATCTGAGCAAACATTGAAAAAATGGGTTAAAGATCAAGAGATACCATATTATGCGGAAATAATTATAAAACAAAAGATGGAACTAGATAAATTTAGGAAGGAACATTCTTGTATAGATGAATTGCTAGAAGATCGAATAAAAAATATACTTTCTAATATTCAAAAGAATTAA
- a CDS encoding TniQ family protein produces the protein MPTKSKFHPEKGYLFKIVYRDKKFKEKLAKTVIKNRVKPYPDELFTSWIARNATINFLQTPTFINYYFPEYKNKFLNRDTDIFVDKKIANNFAKRMLLDEKDVFNTSLQSYSGFLNEIIDSKTRNHLITPVKVRGSYPRIKGLRYCPQCLQEQEYFRKEWRLSFYTVCLKHKNFLINECPQCGEPIFLVKRKLDTKSFNCWNCGFIYKEAETEKIHHNSKGIYYLSKATEILYRGYFVYNSKWYYSPFYFRILKHMAKLIYLSGYRNLDILEKEIKLHNVKLKNTRELGGKFLEEIISLKEAFAVFTASISILSSPINLQRFINSNKISYAILKRDLNYIPFWYEKTIWQYKKQAHFVTIEEVKNACSWMKKNGIELSYSSLSRVLGIKIERRKRPELATLM, from the coding sequence ATGCCGACGAAATCTAAGTTTCATCCTGAAAAAGGGTATCTTTTTAAAATAGTCTACAGGGATAAAAAATTTAAAGAAAAATTGGCAAAAACCGTAATCAAAAACAGAGTCAAACCATATCCCGATGAACTATTTACCTCATGGATCGCAAGAAACGCTACTATAAATTTCTTACAAACACCAACTTTTATCAATTACTATTTCCCTGAATATAAAAATAAATTCCTTAACAGGGATACGGATATTTTTGTGGATAAAAAGATAGCAAACAATTTCGCAAAGCGAATGTTACTGGATGAAAAAGATGTTTTTAATACCTCATTGCAAAGCTACAGCGGTTTTCTAAACGAAATAATAGATTCTAAAACCAGAAACCACCTTATAACACCGGTAAAAGTAAGAGGAAGCTATCCACGTATAAAAGGACTAAGATATTGTCCGCAATGTCTGCAAGAACAGGAATATTTCAGAAAAGAGTGGAGATTAAGCTTCTATACGGTTTGTCTAAAACATAAAAACTTTCTCATAAACGAATGTCCTCAATGCGGGGAACCGATATTTTTGGTAAAAAGAAAATTGGATACAAAATCATTTAATTGCTGGAATTGCGGATTTATCTATAAAGAAGCCGAAACGGAAAAAATCCATCACAATTCAAAAGGCATATATTATCTTTCAAAAGCGACCGAAATACTGTATAGGGGATATTTTGTATATAACAGCAAATGGTATTATTCGCCTTTCTATTTCCGTATTCTAAAACATATGGCAAAACTCATATATCTTTCAGGCTATAGAAATTTGGATATTTTGGAAAAAGAGATTAAGCTACACAATGTTAAACTCAAGAATACAAGGGAACTCGGAGGAAAGTTTTTAGAAGAAATCATTTCTCTCAAAGAAGCATTTGCAGTCTTTACAGCTTCTATTTCAATTCTCTCTTCTCCTATAAATTTACAACGATTTATCAATTCAAATAAAATCTCATATGCTATTCTCAAACGAGATTTAAATTATATACCTTTTTGGTATGAGAAAACGATTTGGCAATATAAAAAACAAGCCCATTTCGTAACTATTGAAGAAGTTAAAAATGCTTGTTCTTGGATGAAAAAAAATGGAATAGAGCTTTCTTATTCAAGTTTATCAAGAGTGTTAGGAATCAAGATAGAAAGAAGAAAAAGACCAGAACTCGCTACTCTAATGTAA